GGCGAGGCCCACCGGTCCGGCGCCATCCACGTGCACGACCTCGACGTGCTGGGCGGGTACTGCGCCGGCTGGTCGCTGCGCCAGCTCCTGCAGGAGGGGTTCGGCGGCATCCCGGGCAGGATCGAGTCCGGCCCAGCGAAGCACTTCACCAGCGCTCTCGGCCAGGTGGTCAACTTCCTCGGCACGCTGCAGAACGAGTGGGCGGGCGCGCAGGCGTTCTCCTCCTTCGACACCCTCATGGCCCCGTACGTGCGCAACGACCGCCTCACCTACGACCAGGTGGTGCAGGGCATGCAGGAGCTGATCCACAACCTCAACGTCCCGTCGCGCTGGGGCACGCAGACGCCGTTCACCAACCTGACCTTCGACCTCACCTGTCCGGACGATCTGCGCGACCAGCACCCGACGATCGGCGACGAGGTGCAGCCGTACACCTACGGCGACCTCGCCCCCGAGATGGCGATGATCAACGAGGCGTTCGTCGACGTCATGACGGCCGGCGACGCCGCGGGCCGCGCGTTCACCTTCCCGATCCCCACGTACAACATCACCAAGGACTTCAGCTGGGAGGCGCGGGTCGCGGACAAGATCTTCGCGATGACGGCCAAGTACGGCACCCCGTACTTCCAGAACTTCGTGAACTCCGAGCTCAACCCGGGCGACGTGCGCTCCATGTGCTGCCGTCTCCAGCTCGACCTGCGCGAGCTGCTCAAGCGCGGCAACGGCCTGTTCGGCTCCGGGGAGCAGACCGGCTCCATCGGCGTCGTCACGATCAACATGGCCCGCCTCGGCTACCAGAACGCGGGCTCGTGGAAGGACCTGATCGCCGCGTTCGACCACCTCGTCGACCTCGCCGTCGACTCGCTGGAGACCAAGCGCGTCACCGTCCAGAAGCTCCTCGACGACGGCCTGTTCCCGTACACCAAGCGCTACCTGGGCAACCTCGACTCGCACTTCTCGACCATCGGCGTCAACGGCGTCAACGAGATGATCCGTAACTTCACGGCCGACGCCGAGAACATCGTCACCCCTGCCGGGCGCCTCATGGCCCTCGAGGTCTGGACCACGTCCGTGCCCGCATGGCCGAGGCGCAGGAACGCACCGGCAACCTCTACAACCTGGAGGCCACCCCGGCGGAGGGCACCACGTACCGGTTCGCCAAGGAGGACCGGGCGCGCTTCCCCGGCATCCTCCAGGCCGGTACCGACGACGAGCCGTACTACACCAACTCCTCGCAGCTCCCCGTGAGCTTCACGGACGACCCGTTCGAGGCCCTCGCCCAGCAGGAGGAGCTCCAGACCAAGTACACGGGCGGCACCGTGCTGCACCTGTACATGGGGGAGCGGATCAGCGACGCCGACGCCTGCAAGACCCTGGTGCGCCGCGCGCTGGAGAACTTCCGGCTGCCGTACATCACGATCACGCCCACCTTCTCGGTGTGCGAGGTCCACGGTTACCTCACCGGCGAGCAGCACGAGTGCCCCATCTGCGGCCGCGCCACCGAGGTGTGGACGCGTGTGATGGGCTACCTGCGTCCGGTGTCGTCGTTCAACATCGGCAAGCAGGGCGAGTTCCACGAGCGAGTGACCTTCCGTGAGCCGGCCGCCATCGGTGGTTGAGCCACCCGCGGTCGTCGCCGGGCTGGTCCGCCTCTCCACGGTGGACTGGCCCGGCAAGCTCGCCGCCGTCGTCTTCCTCCAGGGCTGCCCGTGGCGGTGCGTCTACTGCCACAACGAGGAGATCCTGGATCCGCGCGAGCCGGGCACGATGCCGTGGTTCGAGGTGGTCGAGTTCCTCCGACGACGCCGCGGCCTGCTCGACGGCGTCGTCTTCTCGGGCGGCGAGCCGTTGCTCTCCAAGGCGCTCCCGACGGCGATCGGCGAGGTCCGGAACCTGGGCTTCGCCGTCGGGCTGCACACGGGCGGGGCGTGGCCGCGGCGGCTGCAGGCGCTGCTCGACGACGGCGCCCTCGACTGGGTGGGCCTCGACGTCAAGCACCTGCCCGAACGGTACGCGTCGGTGACGGGCGTCCCGTCGTCGGGCGCTGCGGCCTGGGCCTCGCTGGAGGCGGTCCTCGCCAGCGGCGTCTCCCACGAGGTGCGCACCACCGTCGACCCGACCGTCCACACGCGCCCCGACGTCGTCGCCCTCGCGGAACGCCTGGCCGCGCTGGGAGTCCAGCACCACGCGCTCCAGGAGGCCCGGCCGGACGGCCTGGCCGCCGGCCACGCGGAGGCGTTCGCCGGCTGGCGCCTCGCCGACCTGCTCGCCCCGGACGACCTCCCGCACGTGGAACGCCGCGCCGCCTGACCTACACGAGCCAGTCCTCGATCTCCAGCCCGGGGACACGAGAGAACTCGTCGGTGTTGTGGGTGACGAGCACCGTCCCGAGCGACCGGGCGTGCCCGGCGATCAGGACGTCGTACGGTCCGATGGGCGTGCCGGCGGCGGCGAGGTGCGCGCGGATCCGGCCGCTGTGCATGGCGGCGTGGGCGTCGAAGGGGATCTCGTCCATGAGAGACAGGAGCCCGTCGAGCGCCTGGCGACTCCGGGCCGGGTCTGACGACCGCTCGACCCCGTAGTCCAGCTCCATCGTGCTGATGGTCGACACCCCGATGCGGCCCTCGGCGGCTTCGAGCTGCTTGCGTGCGACGGCGCCGCGTCCGCGCAGCAGCTCGATGAGGACGTTCGTGTCCAGGAGATAGAGCGTCGTCACCAGGCCTCGCGCTCCTGGGCGACGCCCTGGTCCCGGCCGCCGGGGAAGTCGGGGACCACAAGCCCGTGATCGAACCACTCGGCCCACGCCGATCCAACTGGAGTGATCACCCGCGACCGCCCGACGACGCGGATCTCGACGTCGCGCACGGTCTCAGGGAACGCGACGGGCTTGGGCAAGCGGACCGCCTGGGTGGTGTTGCTGCGGAACAACCGCGTCGTGGTCATGGGCCCTCCTCGTGGATATACACAAGGTATACCCGCGACCCCACCCGCACCGGTGGTTGAGCTTGTCGAAACCACCCCACGCCGATCGTCTTGGGTGGTTTCGACAGGCTCAACCACCGGGCGCGGCTCAGCGCCGGAACCCGCCCCGGCGCGGCTCCGTCGGGGGCAGCTCGCCGCCGTCGGTGCCGTCGTCCTGCCGCCACAGGAGCTGCTGGATGGTCCGATGGACGTCGTCGACGCGCGGCACGTCGTACAGCATCATCCCGGCCTTCTCGGTGGCGTCGGTGACCACGAGCGTGCCGCACCCGAGCACCCGGTCGACGAGGTCCTTCTCGATCGCGATCGTGTTGATGCGGTACAGCGGGATGTCCCGCCCCACCCGCGTGACGATGCCGGAACGTTCGGCGATGCGCTGCGAGGTGACCGTGTAGGAATGGGTGCGCCACCGCAGCCACGGCCACAGCACCCCGGCCAGCGCGACCGCCGCGAGCACCGCGAGCACCATCCACGTCACGGTGTCGTTCGTCGAGACCAGCAGCGTGACGACGGCGGCCGCCACCAGCGCCAGGAACAGCACGAACGGCCACAGCACTGCCTTCGCGTGCGAGTGCAGCTCGAGCATGACCTGCTCGTCGTCGATGAGGTCCTTCTCGCGCAGCGCCATGCGCGCATGCTCCCACGCCCCGGTGGTTGAGCCTGTCGAAACCACCCCACGCCGATCGTCTTGGGTGGTTGCGACAAGCTCAACCACCGCGGGGTGGTTTCGACAAGCTCAACCACCGCGGCTCCCGGGCTCACAGCGACGGCGGCAGGTTCCATCCCTCGATGGTGCGCAGCGCGTGCCCGTACCCGAGCAGCGAGATCGCCGCGGTGCCCAGCTCGAGCCGCCCGCCGAGCCGCGCGTCCACGCCCAGCCACGCCGTCGCGAGCACGCGCAGCAGGTGCCCGTGCGCGACGACGAGCACGTCGCCACCGTCCTGCAGCGTCTCCTCCGCACGCGCGACGACGTGCAGGGCCCGCGCGTACACGTCCTCGAGCAGCTCGCCGGGCCGTCCGTCGCCGTGTGACGGGTCCGGGGGGAGCCAGCGGACGCCGTCGTCGAAGATGAGGAACTCGCGGCCCAGCACGGCGCTGAGGTCGTTCGCGGTGCGCCCGTCGACCGGCCCGTAGTCCCACTCGGCGAGGTTGTCGTCGACGACGGCGTCGGCGAACCCGGCGAGCTCGGCGGTGTGGCGGGCGCGGGTCAGGGGCGAGGTGTAGACGGCGGCGAAGTCGAGCTCGCGCAGCGCCTGCCCTGCCTGCCGGGCCTGGTCCTCGCCGGCCGCGGTGAGCGGGATGTCGGTGCGGCCCGTGTGCTGGCCGCTCGCCGACCATGCGGTCTCGCCGTGGCGCAGCAGCACGAGCTGCGGGTCGCTGGTGGGCTGGATCGGCATGGGTCGATCGTCGCGCAGAGACGGGTGAATCGCCGGGTGAGTGAGCCGGATCACGGTGGGACAGGCTGGCATCGATACCGCGTCTCATCCATGATGGTCCACTACCCGCGACGGAGCGGGACGCGGGCGGTCCACGAGCCCCCACCGCGCCCTGAGGAGGAGCCAGCATGCCCGACACCGAGAACCTGCACCGATCGATCGCCAACCCGCGCCGCACGACGCTCTCCGGCCGCACCCACGCCGAGGTCGTCGCGCAGCAGCCCGGGTCGCGTGCCGAGGACGACGCCGAGCGCTGAGCGACCGCCCGCGCTCCTCGGCTCCGACAGGGAGGCCGGAGCCACGACCGCGTGCGTCCAGCGAACGTCAGCCGGTGTGGTGGCGGCGTCGTCGGAGCTGCGTGATGCGGACCGTGCCGATGACGAGGGCGACGATGCCCACGCCGACTCCTGCGATGAGCAGGGCGATGGCGAGCGGGACGGTGCCCTCCATGCCGAGGAACGAGACCAGGACCGGCTCGGTGTTCTGGAGCATGAAGACGATCAGCGCGACGAGGACGAGCGCTGCGACGCAGATGCCGACCCAGAGGGCGCCGGCTCGGCTGCGCGGAACCTCGCCGGGATCGGTGCTCGTGCGGGAGAAGTTGGGCGTCGCAACTCGTCCGGTCTTCGGCTTGTGAGGGCTCCCGTTGGTCGCGGATGCCAGGGGTGGGGTGGGTCGAGCGGCGGCCATGACGGCCTCCTCGCTTCTCCGGACCCGCGCTCCTCAGATGGGGGACGTTCGTCCCGGATACTTTGACTGTACGCGGCTTTTACCCTGCTGAGGGCTCTGGTTGAGATCTGCCTCAGCGTCCGAGCTGGGCCGCCAAGGGGCAGCCGAAGGGGTCGCGGGCGCGGTGCTCGACGTCGTTCAGGTACCCGACGACGATCCGGTAGGACTGGAAGAACCCGACCTCCGTGTACGTCACCCCGAGCGTGGAGCAGTACTCCCGCACCAAGGGCTGGACGAGCCGCAGGCTGGGCCGCGGCATGCTCGGGAACAGGTGGTGCTCGATCTGCCGGTTGAGGCCGCCCATGACGAAGTCGACGACGACGTTGCCCCGGATGTTGCGGGACATGAGCACCTGCCGGCGCAGGAAGTCGACGTCGGCGTCGGCCGGGACGATGGGCATCCCCTTGTGGTTGGGCGCGAAGGCGCCGCCGAGGAGCACGCCGAACAGGCCGAGCTGCACGGCGAGGAAGGTGCCCGCGATCGCGGGGGGCAGCAGGATCGCCAGCACGGCGACGTTGAGGACGAGCCGGGTCAGCAGCACCGGGACCTCCACGCCGCGGTGCACCACGGGCCTCCTGCCGAGCACGGTGCGCACGCTCGCCACGTGCAGGTTCAGGCCTTCGAGCGTCAGCAGCGGGAAGAAGAACCAGCCCTGCCGGCGGGCGAGCCGGCCACGCCACCCGGTGCGGCTGGCCATGATCGCGGGCGTGAACGCGATGACCCCCGGCGAGATGTCCGGGTCGCGGGTCTCCTGGTTCGGGGCCGCGTGGTGGGCGTCGTGCTTCGCGGTCCACCACATGTGGCTCACGCCGACGAACACGTTCGCCAGGATGCGGCCCGTCCAGTCGTTCCACCGGTGCGAGCGGAAGATCTGCCGGTGTGAGCTGTCATGCCCGAGGAACGCCAGCTGGGCCAGCACGACGGCGAGGGCCGCGGCGAGCAGCAGCTGCCACCAGGTGTCACCCAGGAGCACGACCCCCGCCCAGACCAGCGCGAACGCGGCGACCGTGGCGATCAGGCGCGTCCAGTAGTACGCGTACCGGCGCCGGTGCAGGCCCGAGTCGCGCACGAGCTTTGCCAGGACCGAGTAGTCGCGCGCGACCGGGCGGTCCCGCGGCAGGCGGGCCAGGCGGGCCGCCTCCGGGGTCGTCGGACGGTCGAGCCGGTCCCGTGTGTTGCTGCTCACATCTCGACACTACGCCCACGATGTCGCCGGGCCTATGGCGCCGCCGGCCGAGGCAGCGGTGCCGCGAGCGTCAGTGCCCGTCAGTGCCGCCGGTGGTCCACGATCGCCGTCTGGGGTCCGCGCCGGGGAGCCCGCGCCCGCCCGGAGACCGAGATCAGCCGGACCACCCGGTGCCGGTGCGGCGCGTACGGGGCCAGCAGCGCGAGCATCCCGGCGTCGTCGGTGCGCTCGCCCGTCAGGGCCCAGCCGACGGCGCCCGGCAGGTTGAAGTCGCCCAGCGAGACGGCGTCCGCGTCGCCGAAGGCCCGCTGCGCCACCTCGGCCGACGTCCACACGCCCACCCCGCGGACGGCCTCGAGCCGCGCCCGCGCGGCCGGCACCTCCAGGTGCGCGGCCTCCTCGAGCCGCGCGGCGAGGCGGGCGCACGTCGTCACGATCCGTGCCCTCCCCGGGTCCACGCCGGCGCGGTGCCAGTCCCAGCTCGGGATCGCGGCCCACTGCCGCGGTGCCGGCACCACGCGCATGCCCGACGGCGCAGGCCCGGGCGCGGGGGACCCGTACCGGGTCAGCAGCCACCGCCACGCGCGGTGCGCGGTCACGGTCTGCACGCGCTGCTCGAGGATCGCCGGGACGAGCGACTCGAGCACGCGTCCCGTGCGCGGCATCCGCATCCCGCCGGCGCGGCGCGACGCGTCACGGAGCTGCGGGGGTGGGGTGAAGCCGGCGTCGTCGTCGTCCTCGCCAAGGAGCGACGGCACGCCGTCGGCGGCCTCGCGCGCACCGTCACCCCACAGGTCGACGACGGCGGAGCGCGGGCCGTCCTGGACGATCCGCGCGGTGACGGGGCCGGTGGGCAGCAGGCTGGTGCGCCACAGGGCGCCGTCGGGCGTCCGGTGCACGGCGGGGTCGTACCGCCCGTGCCCGAGCTGTGCGAGCGTCAGCGCGACGTCCAGCGGACGTGAGGACTCGTGACGCACCCGCACCGGAACCTCGTCAGTCGAAGAGGGTGCCGAGCTCCCACGGGGACTCGGCCGCGGGGCGCTCGGCGCGGACCCCCACGGCTGCGGGGCGAGGCGCTGGCTCGGCGGACCGCTCCTCGACGGCGGAGAGCAGCACGGACCTGACGTCGCCGCGGCCCGCCGCCCACTCCGCGGCCGCGAGACCGGCGAGCTCGTCGGCGCGCTCGTTGAACGGGTTGCCCACGTGGCCGCGCACCCAGCGGAAGCGGACGGGGCCGCCGCGGCCGGCGATGGCGGCGTCGATGGCCTGGACGAGCTCGAGGTTCTTCACGGGGCTGCCCGACGCCGTCCGCCAGCCCTTGCGCTTCCAGCCCTCCAGCCACTCCGAGGAGCAGCGGATGGCGTACTGGGAGTCGGACTCGATGAGCAGCGGCTCGTCGCCCGGGTGGGCCTCGACCGCGCGGAGCACGGCCGTGAGCTCCGCGACCTGGTTGGTGCCGCTGGCCGCACCGCCCGAGTCGAAGCGGCCCCCCTCGTGGTCGATCCACGCCCAGCCGATCGCACCGCCAGGGTTGCGAAGACACGAACCGTCGGTGCTCACGATGATCACGTCCGTGATTCTGCCCCGCGCCACCGACACCGTCGAGCATCGGGCGCCCCGAGCCCGTCATCGGGGCACGCCACTGCGGTCGAGATCCGCCTGACGGCTCGCCAACCGCTCGTCGGCGAGCCGTCGAGCGGATCTCAACCCCCGGGCGGATGAGGGCGGGCGAAACCGTGGCCCGCCGTGTGTCGCTGAGAATCGGCGGCATGAGCTTGCCGATGCCCTCCGCGCGCCCCGCCCGGACCGCTGCCGACGTCCGCCGCTGGCGGCGCTACCTCGCCGACGAACGCGCCGAGGCCGCCGTCTACCGTGACCTCGCCGGGCGCCGTACGGGGGAGGAACGCGACATCCTGCTCGCGCTGGCCGCCGCGGAGGGCCGCCACGAGCAGCACTGGCTCGACCTGCTGGGCGACGACGCCGGGCGGCCCCTGCGCGGGGACCTGCGCACCCGGGTCCTCGGCTGGTTGGCGCGGCGGTTCGGCGGCGTGTTCGTCCTGGCGCTCGCCCAGCGCGCGGAGTCCCGCTCGGCCTACGGGCAGGACGTCGACGCGACCCCCGCCATGGCCGCCGACGAGCAGATCCACGAGGAGGTGGTGCGCGGTCTCGCGACCCGCGGGCGCAACCGCCTGTCGGGCACCTTCCGCGCGGCCGTCTTCGGCGCGAACGACGGCCTGGTCTCCAACCTCGCGCTCGTCCTCGGCATCGGCGCCTCGGGGGCCGCGCAGCAGACGGTGCTGCTCACCGGCCTCGCCGGCCTGCTCGCCGGGGCGCTGTCGATGGGCGCGGGAGAGTTCATCTCCATCCGCTCCCAGCGTGAGCTGCTGGAGGCGTCGACGCCCGCGCCGTCGGCCGCCCGCGCCCTGCCGCACCTCGACGTCGACGCCAACGAGCTCGCCCTCGTCTACCGCGCGCGCGGTATGGCTGCCGGCGACGCCCAGCGGCACGCCGACCAGGTCCTCACCCGCCTGGCGGTCGCGGGGACGACGTCGGGTGCGACGCCCGCCGACCTGCACGCGAGCCACGCCGCCGAGGAGGCGGCCGGTGTCGCCCCCGACGACGCCGACGACCTGGAGACGCACGGCACCGCGTGGGGTGCGGCGATCTCCAGCTTCTGCTTCTTCGCCTCGGGCGCGGTCATCCCGGTGATCCCGTACCTGTTCGGGCTGCACGGCACGACGGCGGTGGTCGTCGCGGCGGCCCTCGTCGGCATCGCGCTGCTCGCGACGGGTGCGGTCACGGGACTGCTCTCGGGCACGTCCCCGCTCACCCGGGCGGCGCGACAGCTCGCGATCGGCTACGCCGCGGCCGCCGTCACCTACTTGCTGGGCCTGGCGTTCGGCACGACGCTCGCCTGATCTGCAGCGCCATCCAGGTAGCCCACGGCCGCGTCGACGATCCGCTCCAGACCCGCCGCGACGTCGATGGTGATGCCGGGCTCGTCCGGGCCCAGCGGCTCGAGGGTCGCGAGCTGGCTCGCCAGCATGTCCGCCTTCATGAAGTGCCCGGCCCGCCCCCCGATGCGCTCGGCGAGCAGCTCCGGGCTGCCGGTGAGGTGCACGAAAAGCACCGGCCCGGCGTCGCGCAGC
The Xylanimonas cellulosilytica DSM 15894 DNA segment above includes these coding regions:
- the vapB gene encoding type II toxin-antitoxin system VapB family antitoxin, which gives rise to MTTTRLFRSNTTQAVRLPKPVAFPETVRDVEIRVVGRSRVITPVGSAWAEWFDHGLVVPDFPGGRDQGVAQEREAW
- a CDS encoding ribonuclease H family protein, translating into MIIVSTDGSCLRNPGGAIGWAWIDHEGGRFDSGGAASGTNQVAELTAVLRAVEAHPGDEPLLIESDSQYAIRCSSEWLEGWKRKGWRTASGSPVKNLELVQAIDAAIAGRGGPVRFRWVRGHVGNPFNERADELAGLAAAEWAAGRGDVRSVLLSAVEERSAEPAPRPAAVGVRAERPAAESPWELGTLFD
- a CDS encoding histidine phosphatase family protein; protein product: MPIQPTSDPQLVLLRHGETAWSASGQHTGRTDIPLTAAGEDQARQAGQALRELDFAAVYTSPLTRARHTAELAGFADAVVDDNLAEWDYGPVDGRTANDLSAVLGREFLIFDDGVRWLPPDPSHGDGRPGELLEDVYARALHVVARAEETLQDGGDVLVVAHGHLLRVLATAWLGVDARLGGRLELGTAAISLLGYGHALRTIEGWNLPPSL
- a CDS encoding type II toxin-antitoxin system VapC family toxin; this encodes MTTLYLLDTNVLIELLRGRGAVARKQLEAAEGRIGVSTISTMELDYGVERSSDPARSRQALDGLLSLMDEIPFDAHAAMHSGRIRAHLAAAGTPIGPYDVLIAGHARSLGTVLVTHNTDEFSRVPGLEIEDWLV
- a CDS encoding DNA-3-methyladenine glycosylase family protein is translated as MRVRHESSRPLDVALTLAQLGHGRYDPAVHRTPDGALWRTSLLPTGPVTARIVQDGPRSAVVDLWGDGAREAADGVPSLLGEDDDDAGFTPPPQLRDASRRAGGMRMPRTGRVLESLVPAILEQRVQTVTAHRAWRWLLTRYGSPAPGPAPSGMRVVPAPRQWAAIPSWDWHRAGVDPGRARIVTTCARLAARLEEAAHLEVPAARARLEAVRGVGVWTSAEVAQRAFGDADAVSLGDFNLPGAVGWALTGERTDDAGMLALLAPYAPHRHRVVRLISVSGRARAPRRGPQTAIVDHRRH
- a CDS encoding anaerobic ribonucleoside-triphosphate reductase activating protein; the encoded protein is MSRPPSVVEPPAVVAGLVRLSTVDWPGKLAAVVFLQGCPWRCVYCHNEEILDPREPGTMPWFEVVEFLRRRRGLLDGVVFSGGEPLLSKALPTAIGEVRNLGFAVGLHTGGAWPRRLQALLDDGALDWVGLDVKHLPERYASVTGVPSSGAAAWASLEAVLASGVSHEVRTTVDPTVHTRPDVVALAERLAALGVQHHALQEARPDGLAAGHAEAFAGWRLADLLAPDDLPHVERRAA
- a CDS encoding fatty acid desaturase family protein encodes the protein MSSNTRDRLDRPTTPEAARLARLPRDRPVARDYSVLAKLVRDSGLHRRRYAYYWTRLIATVAAFALVWAGVVLLGDTWWQLLLAAALAVVLAQLAFLGHDSSHRQIFRSHRWNDWTGRILANVFVGVSHMWWTAKHDAHHAAPNQETRDPDISPGVIAFTPAIMASRTGWRGRLARRQGWFFFPLLTLEGLNLHVASVRTVLGRRPVVHRGVEVPVLLTRLVLNVAVLAILLPPAIAGTFLAVQLGLFGVLLGGAFAPNHKGMPIVPADADVDFLRRQVLMSRNIRGNVVVDFVMGGLNRQIEHHLFPSMPRPSLRLVQPLVREYCSTLGVTYTEVGFFQSYRIVVGYLNDVEHRARDPFGCPLAAQLGR
- a CDS encoding VIT1/CCC1 transporter family protein, with protein sequence MSLPMPSARPARTAADVRRWRRYLADERAEAAVYRDLAGRRTGEERDILLALAAAEGRHEQHWLDLLGDDAGRPLRGDLRTRVLGWLARRFGGVFVLALAQRAESRSAYGQDVDATPAMAADEQIHEEVVRGLATRGRNRLSGTFRAAVFGANDGLVSNLALVLGIGASGAAQQTVLLTGLAGLLAGALSMGAGEFISIRSQRELLEASTPAPSAARALPHLDVDANELALVYRARGMAAGDAQRHADQVLTRLAVAGTTSGATPADLHASHAAEEAAGVAPDDADDLETHGTAWGAAISSFCFFASGAVIPVIPYLFGLHGTTAVVVAAALVGIALLATGAVTGLLSGTSPLTRAARQLAIGYAAAAVTYLLGLAFGTTLA
- a CDS encoding LapA family protein, translated to MAAARPTPPLASATNGSPHKPKTGRVATPNFSRTSTDPGEVPRSRAGALWVGICVAALVLVALIVFMLQNTEPVLVSFLGMEGTVPLAIALLIAGVGVGIVALVIGTVRITQLRRRRHHTG
- a CDS encoding PH domain-containing protein, which produces MVELVATTQDDRRGVVSTGSTTGAWEHARMALREKDLIDDEQVMLELHSHAKAVLWPFVLFLALVAAAVVTLLVSTNDTVTWMVLAVLAAVALAGVLWPWLRWRTHSYTVTSQRIAERSGIVTRVGRDIPLYRINTIAIEKDLVDRVLGCGTLVVTDATEKAGMMLYDVPRVDDVHRTIQQLLWRQDDGTDGGELPPTEPRRGGFRR